A genomic region of Eucalyptus grandis isolate ANBG69807.140 chromosome 5, ASM1654582v1, whole genome shotgun sequence contains the following coding sequences:
- the LOC104444856 gene encoding uncharacterized protein LOC104444856 isoform X1: MNPRTAAVSRTQKSNGIQREGPNWVLIAGGALLSTLSFRLGYKLKQATDKKQADDSGNGKSTDRRKRPTSRLHSNMYSYMQGDDGCFNCFPAGNEGATDPKHPSTEQMLEEPESALPLVTVPAPEYNRENGVTWASSPDRFELPPKPFHPSNCSESPCVSESGSDIFSKREVIHKLRQQLKRRDDMILEMQDQITDLQNSFNAQLEQSTHLQAQLDAANRDLFDSEREIQRLRKAIADHCVGHVGVQEKNSTAPLWPPELRNGHANGHVDGENNLDSFEKARGMDKIEMLKKEVGELKEVIEGKEFLLQSYKEQKAELSLKIRELQQRLDSQLPSIL; the protein is encoded by the exons ATGAACCCACGAACTGCTGCCGTGTCTAGAACTCAGAAATCAAATGGAATTCAGCGAGAAGGTCCAAATTGGGTCCTTATTGCTGGTGGTGCCTTGTTAAGCACATTGTCATTTCGGCTTGGTTACAAGCTGAAACAAGCAACTGACAAAAAGCAGGCTGACGACTCTG GAAATGGAAAATCCACTGACAGGAGAAAGCGACCCACTTCTCGTCTGCATTCAAACATGTATTCCTATATGCAAGGCGATGATGGCTGTTTTAATTGTTTCCCAG CAGGAAATGAGGGAGCGACAGACCCAAAGCACCCTTCCACTGAGCAGATGCTCGAAGAGCCAGAATCAGCTCTCCCCTTGGTGACTGTTCCTGCCCCTGAATATAACAGAGAAAATGGAGTAACCTGGGCATCTTCACCCGATCGCTTTGAATTGCCTCCAAAGCCATTCCACCCTTCTAACTGCTCAGAGTCACCATGTGTCTCCGAATCTGGCTCTGACATCTTCAGCAAAAGGGAAGTGATTCATAAGCTGAGGCAGCAATTGAAGAGGAGAGATGACATGATTCTGGAAATGCAGGATCAGATAACCGATTTGCAGAATTCATTCAATGCTCAGTTGGAGCAATCTACTCATTTGCAAGCTCAACTTGACGCTGCAAATAGGGACTTGTTTGATTCTGAGAGAGAGATTCAAAGACTGAGGAAAGCTATTGCAGATCACTGCGTTGGACATGTGGGCGTGCAGGAGAAGAATTCGACAGCCCCACTATGGCCACCAGAATTGAGAAATGGCCATGCAAATGGGCATGTTGATGGTGAAAACAATCTTGATTCTTTTGAGAAAGCAAGAGGTATGGACAAGATTGAGATGTTGAAGAAGGAAGTGGGAGAGTTGAAGGAGGTCATAGAAGGGAAAGAGTTTCTGCTGCAGAGCTACAAGGAACAGAAGGCAGAGCTTTCTCTGAAGATTAGGGAGTTACAGCAGAGATTAGATTCTCAGCTTCCAAGTATTTTGTAG
- the LOC104444856 gene encoding uncharacterized protein LOC104444856 isoform X2, protein MNPRTAAVSRTQKSNGIQREGPNWVLIAGGALLSTLSFRLGYKLKQATDKKQADDSGNGKSTDRRKRPTSRLHSNMYSYMQGDDGCFNCFPGNEGATDPKHPSTEQMLEEPESALPLVTVPAPEYNRENGVTWASSPDRFELPPKPFHPSNCSESPCVSESGSDIFSKREVIHKLRQQLKRRDDMILEMQDQITDLQNSFNAQLEQSTHLQAQLDAANRDLFDSEREIQRLRKAIADHCVGHVGVQEKNSTAPLWPPELRNGHANGHVDGENNLDSFEKARGMDKIEMLKKEVGELKEVIEGKEFLLQSYKEQKAELSLKIRELQQRLDSQLPSIL, encoded by the exons ATGAACCCACGAACTGCTGCCGTGTCTAGAACTCAGAAATCAAATGGAATTCAGCGAGAAGGTCCAAATTGGGTCCTTATTGCTGGTGGTGCCTTGTTAAGCACATTGTCATTTCGGCTTGGTTACAAGCTGAAACAAGCAACTGACAAAAAGCAGGCTGACGACTCTG GAAATGGAAAATCCACTGACAGGAGAAAGCGACCCACTTCTCGTCTGCATTCAAACATGTATTCCTATATGCAAGGCGATGATGGCTGTTTTAATTGTTTCCCAG GAAATGAGGGAGCGACAGACCCAAAGCACCCTTCCACTGAGCAGATGCTCGAAGAGCCAGAATCAGCTCTCCCCTTGGTGACTGTTCCTGCCCCTGAATATAACAGAGAAAATGGAGTAACCTGGGCATCTTCACCCGATCGCTTTGAATTGCCTCCAAAGCCATTCCACCCTTCTAACTGCTCAGAGTCACCATGTGTCTCCGAATCTGGCTCTGACATCTTCAGCAAAAGGGAAGTGATTCATAAGCTGAGGCAGCAATTGAAGAGGAGAGATGACATGATTCTGGAAATGCAGGATCAGATAACCGATTTGCAGAATTCATTCAATGCTCAGTTGGAGCAATCTACTCATTTGCAAGCTCAACTTGACGCTGCAAATAGGGACTTGTTTGATTCTGAGAGAGAGATTCAAAGACTGAGGAAAGCTATTGCAGATCACTGCGTTGGACATGTGGGCGTGCAGGAGAAGAATTCGACAGCCCCACTATGGCCACCAGAATTGAGAAATGGCCATGCAAATGGGCATGTTGATGGTGAAAACAATCTTGATTCTTTTGAGAAAGCAAGAGGTATGGACAAGATTGAGATGTTGAAGAAGGAAGTGGGAGAGTTGAAGGAGGTCATAGAAGGGAAAGAGTTTCTGCTGCAGAGCTACAAGGAACAGAAGGCAGAGCTTTCTCTGAAGATTAGGGAGTTACAGCAGAGATTAGATTCTCAGCTTCCAAGTATTTTGTAG